DNA from Equus asinus isolate D_3611 breed Donkey chromosome 17, EquAss-T2T_v2, whole genome shotgun sequence:
ATCCTGTATGACCTACATGTTTTCTTTATGTATAAATCTCTCCAAAACTTAAGGAGTGCTATTGAAGATGTTTTATGTTCTGTGCATTTCAGATGAATTCTGTTTGCTGTGTACTCTGAACCCAATTGAACATCATGGAAAATCAGAACAATGTCACAGAATTTGTTTTCATGGGACTGTggggaaataaacaaatagagctactcttctttttcttgttcctcctCTGTTACTTGGCCGTCTTAATGGGGAACATCCTCATCTTACTCACAATCACTTGTAGTCATCTAATTGAAGAACCAATGTACTACTTTCTCTGCCACCTTTCCCTCATGGACCTCTGCTACACCTCCACCGTGGTCCCTCGGCTAATCAGGGATTTAGCTTcagtaagaaaaattatttcctataacaactgtatgacccagctcttcactgcccacttGCTGGCTGCTGTGGAGACATTCATCTTGGTGTCCATGGCTTTTGACTGCTATGTTGCCATTGTCAAGCCTCTGCACTACATGATCATCATGAACATGCAGAGGTGTAAAATGCTGATCATCATGGCCTGGGTTGTGGGGTTTTGGCACTCTATTGCTTTACTGCTCATGGTATTCAATTTACCTTTCTGTGGTCCTAATCAGATAGATCACTACATATGTGATGTGAAGCCTCTTTTGAAACTGGTGTGCAAAGATATTCATGTTGTTAGAATCTTGGTCATTGTTAATTCAGGAATTGTGGTAGTTGTTATTTTTCTTGTCCTAGTAGCTTCTTACATACTCATATTATATAATCTCAGGACACACTCTTCTGCAGGACGACGCAAAGCTCTGTCGACCTGTAGCTCTCACATCATGGTTGTAGTTTTATTCTTTGTGCCCTGTATCTATACCTATGTTCTAC
Protein-coding regions in this window:
- the LOC139040496 gene encoding olfactory receptor 4P4-like encodes the protein MENQNNVTEFVFMGLWGNKQIELLFFFLFLLCYLAVLMGNILILLTITCSHLIEEPMYYFLCHLSLMDLCYTSTVVPRLIRDLASVRKIISYNNCMTQLFTAHLLAAVETFILVSMAFDCYVAIVKPLHYMIIMNMQRCKMLIIMAWVVGFWHSIALLLMVFNLPFCGPNQIDHYICDVKPLLKLVCKDIHVVRILVIVNSGIVVVVIFLVLVASYILILYNLRTHSSAGRRKALSTCSSHIMVVVLFFVPCIYTYVLPAGSENRDKEISVFYTAIAPMLNPLIYTLRIMEIKIAMLKVWSQMVHSKLK